The window CCTAAATAAAACGAGCAAAAAATCTAGAAGAATATTAAGAGGGCTATTGCATAGCCAGCACACCTTTCGCATGGTTAACCTATGCCCCGAAATGCCTTTACCCATAAGTACTTCTTAAATTTTTAATTAACAATTTCACCTAAAACCACGGTGAACACCTGGTGAAGTATCTGGTGAAGCAAAAAAACGGCTACTTCCCTACCCTGTATAGCTTTTAGCGCGTCGCTTTTTTATCTTCACCAGAAATTTCACCACGGCTTCACCATAAAATGACGTGTTACGAGTGATTTTCATAAGAACTAGATTTAAGCTCACGGTATTTGTTAGCGGCTGCAAGCTGTAATTTCTCTAAATCGTCTCGATTTAACTTTAACAATTCAACAGACATATTTTTAATTAGGGCATTCATCTGAATAATAAGTTGATGGCAATATTTTTCGATGGCATTTGTTTCTTTAGAATGCCCTTCTTCACTAAAAAAATGATAGAGTCCAACTTGAACTAATTGATTGATAATATTGGATAGGGATTCATTATTTTTAATTGCTAGTGCTGATAGGCGGCTATGCACCTTATCAGGCAATGAAATCGTTAAACGCGCCATGGAAAATCCCCTCATTTATAGTTCTAATTCTTTACTAAAATCCTTACTTATGTCACTTACTTCTCTTTTAATTAAAAGTGAATCATGATTCATCGCTGAACGCTTGCAATCGGTTAATTCCAACGATTCCAGTTCAATTTTTTTAGTAATAACGGCTTGCAGAGAATGCTCATTCTTGTCATGAAACCCTTGTTCATGGCGCATTAATTGCGTGCTCGTGGTCATATCAAGTGCTGCTGGTTTTTCAGTGGTATTTTGTCTTATCGCGTTAATGAGTTTTTCTTTGTTGTCGGTGACTAAAGTCATCCCGTGAACCGCTCTTGAAATCTGGACATAAAAATTATTAAGCGTGCTGCCAAATCGATGAACCGATTCCATTAAACCAACACCAAAGGGTGCATCTTTTCCTTGAACTTTGTAGTTAGTCAGCACGTAACTGTAATCAAGATGGTTTAACGCAGGATGTGATTTTTCAAGGGCTAATTGCTGCCCTTCCTTAGTGATAAAATAAAAGATATCTTCTTTAATATCTTTTAGCGTCGCACATTGACCATTGCGAATGGCATCTGATTTAAAATTACGAGTCCACATCACCTTATCATTGGGTAACAGCTCTAACTTTTTGGGTTCATACACTTCAAGGGGCCGTTCAAAAGGGGCTGTGTGTGTTTTATACTGGGGTAACTCTCGTAAATTAAATTTAATTAATTTCCCTTGCTCATCTATCAAGGGCAAGACATTGTTGTCGCGATTTTTTTTGCTGATTTCACCAACCGTATAATAGTGACCTGCTTTAATCTTATTTTTTTTAAAATCCTGATTAAAACGTAGCGTATCGTTTTTCTGAAAATAGGCAACAAAACGCTGCTGTATGGGCTCCATCGCTTTCGCTTTAAGAATTGTTTGATTGTAAGGCTTACCCTCTAAGGTACCCTCCTGCTTTAACCCCTGGCGAAGCAACTGGGTGATGGACTCGCGATTGGCATGTGTTGGCGCAAACAATAATGTTTTCTCACGTTTTATCGGCGTTAAAGCAAGCCAATGATTCGCAATCCAAGCAACCCGTTCATCATGTGTTGCCAACGCTTTCACATCAAGCTTATCGATTGCCGCGCTCACCTGCCCTTGGGTTGCTGCCATCACCGCCTCTTTAAGTGTTTCATTTTTTTGCCGTACTATTTCATCCATGACTGTCGTTTTAATCCCATACTCTTGCGTAAGTCCAAAGAGCCGCCCTGCATTCACACTGGGCAATTGTGCCGTATCTCCAACCAATAGAAGCCTTGCGCCGGTGCGTTCAATGTGCTTAATAAGCTCGTGGCCTTGATGAGAAGAGAGCATGGAGGCTTCATCGACAATAAAGAGCGTTTTAGATAACGACGCCGTGGGAGCAGCTTTTAGTTCTTGATGCACCAGTGGAAAGACATCTGTTTTAATGCCTGCTTTTTCTTGCAATTCAAACGCGGCAGAGCTTGCCACTGTCACCCCTCGCATCTCATAACCTTGCGCATTAATTAATAACGCCGCTTCCGCGAGCATGGAGGTCTTGGCAACGCCTGCATACCCTTGAATTGCTGTATAGCGGTCTTTGCTTGTGAGTAGCGCACTCATCGCTTCTTTTGTGAGCGTGTCATGGGATAAGGCAGGCAAGGTGCGTGTTCTTTTTGAAAGGCGTTGACCGTTTGAAGGGAAGCTAGAGCAGGAACGGCCCCTTTGTTGCGCTCAATTCGTTCTATGGTTTCTGCTTCTAAGGTCAACAACCAAGGGGTGGTTAGCAATCGCTCCCCACGGTCGTTACATCTTGCTTCATAAAATGATTGGCATTTTATTTCATGGTCAATCGCCTGAATAATAGCTTGTTGTGACACGCGTTCAGGATAAATCAGGCTATGCTTCATCGCTTCCGTTAATAGTTCCCTTTCTGAAAAAATGGCGGTTCGCTGACTTAACGTTTCGGTGGCAACTTGTACGCAGCTTAAAGCGGCCTCTAGCGCTGAGGGTTTGGCCTCTCGTTTAAGCTTACTCACTAAAACAAGTAGTTTCTCTTTGATGTCGGAAAGAAACGAATGAGCAGGTTGTTTATCTCGCCGCTCTATAAAGGCTTTCGCATCAAATCCTAACTGGCTTGCGCGCGCCTGCCAATAAAGATAGTGGTACTGCATTTACAATCAATGAAGCTTCAGTACAGGAAAAACCATATCTTATCATCGATATTTCACAATCTGAGGAAGAAAACTTATTTAATATACAGGAGTTTATTAAGCAGAATGATATAAAGGTTTTAAATGTAGCTGGTCCTAGAGAATCAATAATAATGGTATTTATCAAAAAATTTTTAATTTTCTTAAATATACTTTTCAACAACTAGAGAAAAGCTGTTCATATTCAATTTAACCTAAATTACAAAATTTTAGTTTTATATGTTATCGCCTGCATGTTATCTTTAAATTAATAGCTAGTTAATTACAGTGATGGATAAATTTTTCCTTATTAATCAATGAAATAAAGTCATGGTAAGGCTAGATTGCATAATATATCTCTTAATTTTTTGCTCTATTTCTCCTAGCATATATACATATCAAACAATTTTCATTTATCAAGCTTAGTTAAAATTACTTTCTCTATAAAATAATTTCTTAAAGATGATTGGATGGCTCCGGAAATATTAGTGCTTCTTACATTTTCAGGTACTATTTCATCATACTCTTTTTCAGTTAAGTTTCGCCGCCAATTAGGGAATTCAAGATCAACTAATTCTTTTATCATCAATTCTTCTCTCTCTTTTTTAGCACGTGCTTCTTCTAGTAGCTGTTGTAACGCTAATTCTTTTGGGGGGATATAATTTGGTTCTATCCACCTTTGTCCTTTTCTAAGGATACCCATTAATACATTTAGAGGATCAGTGTAGGCTTTTGTTTTCTCATTGTAATTAAGGCTATAAGAAAATTTGTTTATTGAATCTTGAACTATTTGAGCTTCTGTTGCATTACTGTCATAGAGTTGTCTGATTTGAGTCTCAGAAAATCCAATATGTGAAAGTTCTTCATAATTAATTTTTTTCCATTCATCTGGTAAAGTAGTAATAATATTATTTTTATTACTACTACTTATATAATGGGTGTTACCTGATTTGTTACCGATTACGTTATCTGTATAAGCGTGTAATTTTAACGGATTGAATATAGCTTGTTGTGCTTGTATTGATGCAGCTTGAGTCTCTTTAGTGATACCAAGTACTATATAACCCCCTCTAGATGATTTACCTTGTAGTCTAAAAAGTAATCCCTTTTCT of the Legionella beliardensis genome contains:
- a CDS encoding YpsA SLOG family protein — translated: MRAPANKDSGTAFTINEASVQEKPYLIIDISQSEEENLFNIQEFIKQNDIKVLNVAGPRESIIMVFIKKFLIFLNILFNN
- a CDS encoding AAA family ATPase yields the protein MPALSHDTLTKEAMSALLTSKDRYTAIQGYAGVAKTSMLAEAALLINAQGYEMRGVTVASSAAFELQEKAGIKTDVFPLVHQELKAAPTASLSKTLFIVDEASMLSSHQGHELIKHIERTGARLLLVGDTAQLPSVNAGRLFGLTQEYGIKTTVMDEIVRQKNETLKEAVMAATQGQVSAAIDKLDVKALATHDERVAWIANHWLALTPIKREKTLLFAPTHANRESITQLLRQGLKQEGTLEGKPYNQTILKAKAMEPIQQRFVAYFQKNDTLRFNQDFKKNKIKAGHYYTVGEISKKNRDNNVLPLIDEQGKLIKFNLRELPQYKTHTAPFERPLEVYEPKKLELLPNDKVMWTRNFKSDAIRNGQCATLKDIKEDIFYFITKEGQQLALEKSHPALNHLDYSYVLTNYKVQGKDAPFGVGLMESVHRFGSTLNNFYVQISRAVHGMTLVTDNKEKLINAIRQNTTEKPAALDMTTSTQLMRHEQGFHDKNEHSLQAVITKKIELESLELTDCKRSAMNHDSLLIKREVSDISKDFSKELEL